The DNA region CCAGGATGCTGGCTGCGGCCACGCTGGGGCTCTTTTGGTCCGCTCTGGGGGGAGCCAGGAGGGGCAAGGGGGTGGCCACCTCTAGGTAATCGGTGACCAGGGCCTCGGGAGGCGGGTCCAGGAGGTGTAAAGCCCGCCCTGCCGCAAGAAGGGTGGCCTTTAAGACCCCAAGCCGGTCCACCTCCGCCGCCTCCGCCACCCCCAAGGCAAAGGCTAAGGCCACCCGTTTCACCTCCTCTGCCAGGCGCTCCCGCTCCTTTGGCCTTAAGAGCTTGGAGTCCCGGAAAGGATAGCGCCCAGGAGGCAGGATCACCGCCCCCACCACGATGGGCCCCGCCCAGGCTCCCCGGCCGGCCTCATCCACCCCGGCCACCCTTAAGCCCAAGGACCAGAAGGGGGCCTCGAGGGGTCCCGGTTCCCCTTTCATCCCCTGGCATTATGCCTCGCCTCCCTCTCCCATTGACACCTTCAGGTACACTCTGGAAAAATTTAGATATGAGGAGTCCTACCAGCCTTCTGCGAGCCCTTATCCTCACCCTAGCCCCAGGCCTTGCCCTGGGCC from Thermus neutrinimicus includes:
- a CDS encoding ribonuclease HII; translated protein: MKGEPGPLEAPFWSLGLRVAGVDEAGRGAWAGPIVVGAVILPPGRYPFRDSKLLRPKERERLAEEVKRVALAFALGVAEAAEVDRLGVLKATLLAAGRALHLLDPPPEALVTDYLEVATPLPLLAPPRADQKSPSVAAASILAKVHRDGLMEELDRLYPGYGFARHKGYGTPEHQRALLDLGPSPVHRRRFAPVAQVPLRFSEEG